CATCCAGTTCTTAGCGGCCTTGTAGTCCTTCTTGCACTTGACCAATAACGCCTCAATCCGCTTGAGAGCCTCGGCACTATCGAGGTCGGCGCCGGCTTCTTCGTCGCGACAATTGCCATAGTGCTGCATCTTTTCACAAGAGGCTTGGACTTTGATGATACCAAGCGCGGCGGACGAGCCTTTGAGAAAGTGGCCGAGGGAGGAGAGTTTGGCGAGGTCTTCATGGGAGCTGTATGAGACGGGTGGGTTGTATTTGTGTATGGATGATTGAGTAGGAATGAGACAAGGCAACACGCGTCAGTGGCCGTTCCAGTTGTGATCAGCTGATTCAAAGATGTCAAAAATACGCACAGggcatcttccatctccttgaaAGTCTCTTCCGCCTGAGTAAAGTATCCCCACACGATACCCTTTGAAAATGAGTGCTTTTCATCACTATCTTCGtccacctcgtcctcctcgtccatgTCCATAATTTGTTGGAACGTTTCCATATCGATGATTTCGTCGCCGGTCTGTTGATTGGCCAGGAACGGCGATCGCGGCGGAAAGTAACGTGATGAGCCGGTGAGAGGCAGTGAATGCATGGTATCAAGTTTCAAGTTGCGAGAGCATCGGCGTTGGAGAAAGGGATGGAATAAGTGTGAGGGCGGAAGACACGTCGGGTCAGCATACGCCCTCCTACACACATACTCCCGGCACAAGGCGCAAAAATGGTCGGATAATCATGACCCACCTCTggctcctcctcgtctgACTCGTCATCCGCTTCGGCAGcgatctcctcctcgatctcttccttcttctcccgaCTAGACTCTCGTGACATGGCTTCTACTTGCTGAGATTTGTCCTCTGCAGCGGGGTGCGGCTGAGTACGTTGGAGATCGCTAGTGTTTGAGGCGGTGGCAAGAGCCGACGGCGACCCGATCTTGGCTGACATGGTAGGACAGGTGAAGGAAGTGTACAGGTGTGGGAAAAGGCCCAAATGCAGGTGGTATGGGGTaatggaggagaaaggatgGTTGTATGGGAGTATGGGACTGCACTGGTGCACACATCCACAACCAACCACCGACTATTACGCACTTTCT
This genomic window from Cryptococcus deuterogattii R265 chromosome 12, complete sequence contains:
- a CDS encoding osomolarity two-component system phosphorelay intermediate protein YPD1 yields the protein MSAKIGSPSALATASNTSDLQRTQPHPAAEDKSQQVEAMSRESSREKKEEIEEEIAAEADDESDEEEPETGDEIIDMETFQQIMDMDEEDEVDEDSDEKHSFSKGIVWGYFTQAEETFKEMEDALSHEDLAKLSSLGHFLKGSSAALGIIKVQASCEKMQHYGNCRDEEAGADLDSAEALKRIEALLVKCKKDYKAAKNWMVKMYDDLK